Below is a genomic region from Pleomorphomonas sp. T1.2MG-36.
GCGTTTCCGCCGACCGACAAGGCGAATTGCAAGGGGCGATCGGCGCGGTAAAGGGCATCACCATGGCACTGGCGCCGATCCCGATGACCGAGCTGTTCGGCTACTTCACCTCCGACGCCGCGCCGGTGCACTTTGCCGGCGCGCCCTTCCTATTGTCGGCGGTTCTGATGGGGGTGGCGCTGGTGGTGATCGGAATGGATCGAAGAGTGCGGCAAGCATCTTGAAGAGTGGGTGGCATTTTGCTACCTTTCGACCATGGGAGGCGGTAATGGCCCAGTCCGTGAAGCTTGCTGACGACATCATGGCCCTTGTCCGGCGCGAGGCCGATCTTCACAGCCGCTCCGTTGCCGGCCAGCTGACACACTGGATCAAGATAGGCCGAGCCATCGAACGCTCCGGCAACTTCAACTATGCGCGGATTACCGCCGCGCTCGAAGCCGGGCTCGATACGACGGAGCTGGGCGAAGAAGAAGAGGCCGCCTGGCTCGACGAGTTCACCGCCAAGATGGCGGAGCCATCGACGGCCGAGGCTGCGTTTTTCGAAAAGCGCAAGATGCTGGGCAAAGGCGTCGGTCTCGATGCGGGCGGCAATCTCGTCTACCAGAAAGGTGACGCGGTCGAATGAGGCCGAGCCTCGTTCTGCTTGCCGGACCCAACGGCGCCGGCAAGTCCACGCTCTACGAGACGCGTGTCGCGCCGCGTTTTGCCGGGCCTTTCATCAATGCCGACGTCATCCAGCGCGATGAGCTCAAGGACGTTTCTGTCGAGGCGTCCTACAAGGCAGCCGAGATCGCGGCGGCTCGTCGGCTGGAGATGCTGGCCGAGGGCAGGAGCTTCGCGACCGAGACGGTCTTCTCCCATCCCTCGAAACTTGATGTCATCGAGGTTGCCCGGCAGCGGGGATACATCGTCATCGTCATGCACGTCGGCATCGACAGTCCCGACCTTTCGGTTGCTCGCATTCGGGAACGTGTCTCCGAAGGCGGTCATGACGTGCCCGAGGACAAGGTCCGCGCCCGGTTCGATCGTGGAGGCCCCCTGATCCGTCAGGCCGTGCTGCGCGCCGATCGTGGCTTGGTCTATGACAACTCAAGGCTCAACGAGCCGCCGCGACAGGTCCTCGCTTTTGCAGACGGACGCCTGAGCCAAGTCGCTCCCGACTTGCCGCAATGGGCACTGTCGATTTACGCCGACGACCTCGTGATCTAGGCTGTTGTTCATTTCAACAGCTGTCCGCGTCGATTTCGAGCAGTATCACTGAGAGGTTCGACATGACCGAGTATATCGCCAAGCGGGGCGCCGATCGGTGTCCGAACCATCCGGGTGCGCTGTTGGATGAAATCATCCCCGCGACCGGCAAGTCCAAGGTGGAGATTGCCTCCCTGCTCGGGATTTCCCGGCAGCAGCTCTACGACATCATTGGTGAGCGCAAGCCCGTTTCGCCGCAGATGGCCGCTCGTCTGGGCAAGCTGTTCGGCGATGGCGCCGGCGTCTGGCTGCGCATGCAGGCTGCCCACGATGCCTGGAAGGCCGAACATGAGGTCGATGTTTCGGCCATCCCGACGCTCAAGGTGGCGTGAGGGCGTCCGCAGTCAGGCTAAAAAAGAAAACCGGCCCCTTCGGGCCGGCTCGTCGTTCGTCTATCGCTCGGCTCAGGCCCGCTCGGGCACCGGTGCCTCGCCCTTCTTCTCGCGGATCAGGTTGACGAAGCGCTTGAAGAGATAGTGGCTGTCCTGCGGGCCGGGTGACGCCTCGGGGTGGTATTGCACCGAGAAGGCCGGCTTGTCTTTCACGCGCAGGCCGCAGTTGGAGCCGTCGAACAGCGACACGTGCGTCTGCTCGACGTTGTCCGGCAGGCTGTCGGGGTCGACGGCGAAGCCGTGGTTCATCGAGGTGATCTCGACCTTGCCGGTGGTGTAGTCCTTCACCGGATGGTTGGCGCCGTGGTGGCCCTGGTGCATCTTCTTGGTTTTGGCGCCGAGGGCGAGGCCCATCATCTGGTGGCCGAGACAGATGCCGAAGGTGGGCACGCCCGACTCGATCACCGCCTTGATGGTGGGAACGGCATAGTCGCCGGTGGCGGCCGGGTCGCCGGGGCCATTCGACAGGAACACGCCGTCCGGCTGGTGGGCGAACACGTCCTCAGCCGTGGCGGTGGCCGGCAGCACCACCACCTCGCAGCCCTCGTCGACCAGAAGGCGCAGGATGTTGCGCTTGATGCCGAAGTCGAGGGCGACGACCTTGTACTTCTTGTCGATCTGCTGGCCGTAGCCCTTGTTCCAGGCCCAGCTCGCCTCGGTCCAGTCGTAGCTCTGCGGGTTGGTGACCTCGATGGCGAGGTCGAGCCCTTCGAGACCCGACCACGCCTTGGCCTTGGCCTTCAGCGCCTCGAGGTCGAACTTGCCGTCGGGCGCGTGGGCGATGACGGCGTTGGGCATGCCCTTCTCGCGGATCAGCGCGGTGAGCGCGCGCGTGTCGACGCCGGTGATGCCGACGATGCCGCGCGCCGTCAGCCAGGTATCGAAGCCCTTGAGCGAGCGGTAGTTGGAGGGGTCGGTGACCTCGTCCCTCAGCACCACGCCGCGCACGCCGCTCTCGGCGGCCATGTTGACGGTCTCGATGTCCTCGTCGTTGACGCCGACATTGCCGATGTGCGGGAAGGTGAAGGTGACGATCTGGCCGGCGTAGGAGGGATCGGTGAGGATCTCCTCGTAACCGGTCATTGCCGTGTTGAAGCAGACCTCGGCCACCGCCTCGCCTCGCGCGCCGATGCCGAAGCCCTCGATGACGGTGCCGTCGGCGAGCACCAGAACGGCGGTGGGCGTGGGTTCCTGCCAGGCGGCGATGGTCATGGCGGACGCTCCTTTGGGCTGAAAAGGCATCGCGGATCGATGCTAAGGCGCACCGAAAGGCCGGCACGGCGGGCCGCCCGGCAGATCTGAGGCTACATAGGCGAGCCGGCCGGTGGCGTCAATGACGACGGCCGTCATTCGCCGCCGGTAGCCACCGGTTTTCGGGCGAGACGGTGGAAGAGGACGCCGACGATCATCACGGCGAAGACGGCGACCGGGTAGAGGCTGGCCTCGCGCCCGGCCGCCCTGAAGGCCTCGGCCGCGCCGGCACCGTCCGAGAGGGCGGCGAGGCGGGCGCTCTGGAAGACGAGGTCGACCATGGCGAAGCCGAGGGCGGCGCCCACCTGCTGGAAAGCCTGCTGCACGCCGGCCGCCGCGCCGTGATCGGCCGGGGGAGAGGCGGCCATCACCGCCCGGAACAGCGCGTTGACCAGCGTGCCCATGCCGAGACCACTGAGGTAGTGCGCCGCCGCGAAGGGGGCGGGCGTCGGTTCGACGGCGCCGAACAGGGCGCGGATCGCCAGCATGCCCAGGGCGAACAGCAGGGCGCCGAGAGCGAGCTGGCGGTCGATCGGCTGACGCCGCATGCGGCCGACGACCAGCGAGGCGGTGAGCACGCCGGCCGGGAAGGCGGCGAGGACGAGGCCTGTGCGGTCGGGCGTCAGGCCGACGCCGGCTTGCAGGGCAGTGGACATGGCCGCGAAGATGCCGGGGCTGGTGGTGAAGACGACGGCGGTCAGCGCCACGGCGCCGACCACCAGCGGCTGCTTGACCAGCGAGGCCGGCAGGATCTGCGGCTTGCCGAGGGCGGCGGCGCGGCCGAGATGGCGGCGGAGCAGGAGGGCGACCGGCAGGGCGGCGGCGATGGGAAGGGCGATCCAGACCGGCCAGCCGGCGAGGCGGCCGATGGCGAGCGGCACCACCACCAGGAGGATGGCGAGCGAGAACAGCAGCACGCCTGGGCCGTCGAAGCCGGCGCGGTTCCTGCCGGTGTCGGGCAGGGTGATGAGGCCGCCCGCGACGATCAGCAGGCCGGCCAAGCCCTCGTAGAGAAAGATCAGCCGCCAGCCGAAGCCGCCGGGGTCGAGCGTCAGCACGGCGCCGCCGAGAACCGGGCTGAGGATGGAACCGCAGGCGGTGGTGGCGATGAACAGGCCGATGCCGCTCATCCGCCCCTCGGACGGGCCGAGCCGGGCCGCCAGCGCCATGGCCTGCGGCAAGAGGGCGGCGGCGGCGAAGCCGGCCAGAAGGCGGCTCGCAAGCAGGACGACGATGGACGTCGCCAAGGCCATCGACAGGCTGGCGACGACCCAGACGGCGGCGCCGGCCAGCAGCACCTGCCGACGCCCCTTGAGATCGCCGAGCCGGCCGAACGGCAGCAGCCCCAGGGCGAAGGCCAGCGAGAAGGCCAGCGGCACCAGCGCCAGCGTCGCCGTGTCGGGGGCGAGGTCGCGGCCGATGGCCGGCAGCGAGATGATGAGCAGCGAGATGTCCATGATGGTCGTGGCGGCGGCGAACAGCACGACGACGAGCGCCAGACGCGGATGGCTGGAGTCGGACGGCGGGGCGGACATGGCGACCTCCGTGAGGGGATAATTCGAAACTTCATAAGTTACGAAATAGGGAGCGTCAACCACTCATGTAACTTCTGTTGTTTCGTGATAGGGTGCGCCCTGTTCAAGGAGACGACGATGAGACACGACGGCCGCCTGTCGCGCATGCTGCACGTGCTGCTTCACATGGAGGAGCAGCAGCGTCCGATGACCTCGGATGAGATCGCCGGCATGCTCGGCACCAACCCGGCCCTGGTGCGGCGGACGCTGGCCGGGCTGCGCGAGGGCGGCTATGTCGTGTCCGAGCGCGGCCATGGCGGCGGCTGGGTGTTGGGCAAGCCGCTCTCCGAGATGACATTGCGCGACGTCTACGACGCGGTGGGGGCGCCGGAGGTCTTCGCGCTGGGCCTTGCCGACGACCAGCCGCAATGCCTCGTCGAGCAGGCCGTCAACACGGCGCTGCGCCAGACGCTGGACGAGGCGCGGGCGCTGCTGCTCCGGCGCTTCTCCGAGATCCGCGTGTCGGACCTGCGCGACGACTTCGCCGCCCGCGCCGCCGCGCTGGGGATTGTCCCGGGGATGAGCTGCTCCGAAAGGTGATCCCGGCCTCTGGTTGGGATATCTCGTTTTCCGGCCGACAAGCTGGCAGACTGTGGGGCCGCTGCGATTCCGCGTCGGACGAACAGGAGTCTATCGCGATGCCCTCAACCACCTCCGGCTCCTGTCAGTGCGGCGCCGTCCAGTTTCAGGTCTCGGGTGAGTTCGAGGCCTTCTTTCTTTGCCATTGCCAGCGCTGCCGGAAGGACACGGGGTCCGCGCATGCGGCCAACCTGTTTTCGTCGTCGGCGAAGCTGAACTGGGTTTCCGGTCATGACAGCGTCCGGACCTACCGGGTTCCGGAGACCCGCCACCAAAAGAGCTTTTGCGTGACCTGCGGGGCCGCCGTTCCGAGCGTTCAGGCGAATGGGGCTTTGTTGGTGGTGCCTGCCGGCAGCCTGGACAGCGCCATCGACATCCGCCCCAATGCCCATATCTGCTGTTCAAGCGCGGCGGAGTGGGACGACAACCTGGAGACCATCCCGAAGCTGGATGGCCTGCCAGGTTAGGTTCGCCGCGATCCTCAGTCCCCGGCGTCGAAGCGCTCAGCCGCCCTTCAGGAGCGGCCCGATGGTCTCGACCTTGTTGGTCCAGACGTAGCCGTCGAAGCCCTTGGGGACCTTGGCGGCCAGCTCCTCTGTGTCGATGCCGGTGGAGAAATCGCCGGCATAGGGGCCGACCAGGATCACCGTGCTGCCGGCGTCGCGCATGCGCTTCAGGAAGCGGTGCGGCCAGCCCCAGGCGTAGGGTGCGTAGTCGACCGGCAGGGCGACGATGGTGTTGCGGCAGCCACTCGGCACGATGCCGGTCCAGCCGTAGGCCTCATAGGGCAGGAGGCAGCCCTTGATCATCGTCCGGTCGAAGCCCTTGAGGCCGGGCACCCCCTTGAGCGCCGCCTGCGTCGGCTCGGAGCCGCCATAGACGCCGAAGGTGGCGGCGCGCGCCGTCGGGTCGGCGTTGAGCATGGCGGCCAGCGCCTCGCCCTCCTCGACGCGCCGGCTCTTGAAGTTGACGAGGAAAGAGCCTTCCGGGAAGGCGGCGTAGACGTCTTCGAGGCGGGGCATCAGGCCGACGCCCTTGCCGCGCAGCGGAAAGGTCTTGCCGCCGTCGGCGGTGTAGCCATAGCCGACGTCCAGCGTCTTGAGCGTCGTCCACGGCGTTTCCTCGGTGACGCCATGGCCCTCGGTGCGGCAGTCGATCGTCCAGTCGTGCAGGACGGCGAACACCTTGTCGGGCGTCAGGTGGATGTCGAGCTCCACCACATCGGCGCCGGCGGCGAAGGCGGCGCGCATTGAGGGGATGGTGTTCTCCATGAACGGATGGCTGGGCGGGTCGATGCGGGCCGCCGTGCAGGTCTCGGCGTCGAGACCGACGCGCGAATAGGTCTGGTGGACGCCGCGATGGGCGAGGATGCGCGGCGTGCCGGGCGATGCCGGCTCGGCCAGCCAGGAGGCGTTCAAGAGATAGACGGCGCCGGCGACGAGGACGACGCCAGCCAGGATTTTCTTTCCGCGCATGTAGCTCTCCCTTGCTGCCCCGGCGAACGGATAGCGGTCAAATGCGGCGCCATCCAGCCATCGGGGCGGCGGGAATGGGCCGTATGTTACGCCGTCGCCCGCTCCATCCAGACCGGCCGGACCTCGATGGTCGCCGCCTTGGCCATCGGGTGCCGGCGCGCCAGCTCCAGCGCTTCGTCCTGGTCGCGGCAGTCCACCAGCTCGAAGGCACACATCTGCTCGGCCGCATCGGAGAACGGGCCGTCGACGATCTCAACCTTGCCGTCGCGGATCCTGACGGTCTGCGCCGTGTCGGCCGGCTGCAAGGGCTTGCCGGAAATGCGCTTGCCCCGCGCCGTGGTGTCCTCGATCCAGGCGAGGATGTCGCCGACGAGGCTTTCGGTCGGCTGGAAGTCGGCGTCGTGGCTGATGATGAGAAGATACTGCAAGGTCGTCTCCAATCTTGAAAAAGATGGGGTTGCAAGCGTTCGGGGAGTTTGAGGGTTCGCAGCGGTCAGGGGGTATCGTCGGCGTCCAGCCATCTCAGCGAGCCGGGCGTCGTCAGGATGTCGCCGGTCTCAAGCAGGGTCTTGAGGCCGGAGAGAACCATCGGCCATCCGCCGTAGAGCTGTGGGCTGGCTCCGCGCGGAAGGTCGTCGTGCGTCAACACCAGACGGCACGTGTCTTCGATCTTCTCGATGTCGATGACGACGCGAGAAGGGCCGTATTTCTCGACCTCCTCGCTCCAGTGGGCGGAGTAGGTCGTAACGAGGCGCCAGGGCGGATCGGCCTCCACGATCGTGCCCGAGACGACGAGCCGCCCCTGTCCGGTCGCGGTGTATTCGGAGCCGGGGCGATAGTCCGAAACCACCTTGAGGCCGAACTGATATTTCTCTCTCATCTCCGGGTCGGTCAGGGCTTGCCAAAGGGCCTGAGGCGACGCGCGGATGTAGCTTTCGTAGACGACGCTCATCATCTTGCCCTCGGTGTAGTCCCGAAGGCCGAAGGTCGCCTGCTCGGCGATGTATTTCTGCATCCATCGCGCATACATCTCGCGAACGGGCGCAGCGTTGAGGAAGTGGAGCTTCTCGCGCCCCACCTTGCGAACGACGACGAGGCCGGCGTCTTCAAGCAGCTTGAGGTGTTTGGCCACCCCGAACCGCGACATGCAGAACTTCGATTCGAGTGAACTCAGGCTTTGCCCGTCCTCGACGTTGAGGGCGTCGAGCAAGGCGCGGCGCGTGGGGTCGGAGAGTGCCCTGAACAGCTCATCCATGGCCTGACAATATGAGACCATATGGTCTCATGTCAAGAGGCGTCAGCGCAGCATGCCGTCGAGCAGCGGCAGGCCGATGACCACGGCGAGCGCGATCAGGCAGAGGCAGATGCGGCGGAAGGTGGCCTCGGAGGCGACGCCGAACAGGCGCGACCCGCCCCAGAGGCCGATGCCGTAGGCCGGCGCCGTCATCAGGCAGAGCGGCACCAGCGCCGACACGAACAGGCCGCCCCAGAGGTAGTTGAGCAGCGTCAGCGCCGTCGACACCTCGAAATAGAGCACGATATTGGCGCGCACGATGTTGGCTGGAATGGCGCCGCCCAGCCAGTAGGCGATCACCGGCGGCCCGCCCACCTGGCTCGCGCCCGAGAACAGGCCCGACAGCGCGCCGACGCCGACGGTGAGCGGCGGCTTGGGCCGGCCGTGGTAGCGCCAGCCCGACAGCAGCAGCGCCAGAAGCGCGGCGCAGATGCCGATGATCGCCCAGCGGATGGTCAGCGGATCGAGGTGGGTGAGGAGGTAGACGCCGGTGGGCACGCCGACCAGCGCCCCGAGCGACATCACCGCCACCTCGCGCCGGTCGGCACGGCGGAAGGCGTCGGGCACCAGGCCGAGGGTGGTGACGGCGTCGATGATCAGAATGACCGGCGCGGCAAGGCGCGGCCCGATCAGCGCGCTGGCCACCGGCATGAAAATCAGCGCCGCGCCGAAGCCGGAAAAGCCGCGCGCCAGCCCGGCGACGAAGGTGGTGACGATCAAGAGCGTCAGCGTGGCGGGGGTGAGATCGGCGGGAAGCGGCATGGACGGCGACTCGGAACGGCGCCGGGGCGGCGTCGATGTGTCCTAGCCTGGGGAGGGGCAACGCGTAAACGGGCCTTCCGTTACTTATGAGGAAATTTGTGCTGGCGTTGTCTTCCTGCAACGCCAGTGATTTCACGGTGCCAGGGGAAAATTATGCGGATCATTTGGCGGTCACGCGCCAGATGGCGTTGCCGACATCGTCGGCGACCAGCAGGCCGCCGCGCCCGTCGGGTGCCACGCCAACCGGCCGGCCCTTGGCCTCGCCCTCGGCATTGACGAAGCCGGTGAGAACGTCGCGCGGTGGGCCTGCCGGCTTGCCGCCCGCGAAGGGCACGAAGATCACCTTGTAGCCGGCGAGCGGCTTGCGGTTCCACGAGCCGTGCTGGCCGACGAAGGCGCCGGCCTTATACGGTGCGGGAAGGCCGCTGTTGCCGGTGATGGCAAGGCCGAGCGAGGCGGTGTGGGCGCCGAGTGCGTAGTCGGGCACGATGGCCCTGGCGACGAGGTCGGGTCGGGGCGGCTTGACGCGGACGTCGACGTGCTCTCCGAAGTAGCTGTAGGGCCAGCCGTAGAAGCCGCCGTCCTTCACCGAGGTCATGTAGTCGGGCACGAGATCGCTGCCGATCTCGTCGCGCTCGTTGACGGCGGTCCACAGCGTGGTGCCGGAGAAGGCGAGGCCGTTGGGGTTGCGGAGGCCGGTGGCATAGGGGCGATGGGCGCCGGTTCGCGCATCCACCTGCCAGATCTGCGCCCGGTCCGCCTCCACGTCCATGCCGTTCTCGCCGACGTTGCTGTTGGAGCCGATGCCGGCGTAGAGGAACCGGCCGTCGGGGCTGGCGACAAGGTTCTTGGTCCAGTGGTGGTTGATGGTGCCGCCGGGCAGCTCGGTCAGCCGGGCGCCGGGGCTGCTAATGGCCGTGTCGCCGCGTTTGTAGGGATAGCGCATGATGGCGTCGGTGTTGGCGACGTAGAGCGTGTCGCCGACGAGAGCCATGCCATAGGGCGAGTTCAGCCCGCCGAGGAAGGCGCTGCGATACTCGGCGACGCCGTCGCCATCGGCGTCGCGCAGAAGCGTGATGCGGTTGGCGCTGGGGCCGCCGGCACCGGCGCGGGCCATGACGCGCCGCATGACGAAGCCGACGAGGCCGGGGCTGTCGTCCGGCTTGGGCGGCGCGGCCGTCTCGGCCACCAGCACGTCGCCGTTGGGCAGCACCAGCACGTTGCGCGGGTGATCGAGCCCGGTGGCGAAGGCGGAGACGGCGAGGCCGGCTGCCGGCATCGGCGTCTCCCCGGCCGGCCAGCCGATGGCCGGCGCGATGTTGACGGTGGGAATGGTCCGGTTGACGGGCGGAACGATCCGGGGCGCCGGGCCGATGTCGGCCGCGGGCGGCAGGATGGAATGGTCGCCGCAGCCGGCCAGGACGAGCGCCAGAAGCAGCGGCAGACCCGGCGCGGCACCGCGCCTTGCAAAATCGGATACGCGCATGCCCAGGTCTCCTCTAAGGGAAACTACGCTGGGCGCATCGTGTCGGGGTGTCAAGCAGGGAAGGGACGGCCCGTCGTCCTGGCCTTTCCAAGGGAGCGGCCATGTTTCTAGCGCGTGGGCGATGCGCTATGAACCCCTTGCAACGCCGGACCTGAAGCCGGCCCCCGTTCGCAGGACCGAGTGCGCCCGTGATGCCGGCCATACCTCTTCCCTTCGTCGTTTCGCTGCTGCTGGTGCTGCTCCTGGCGCGGCTCGTCGCCCAGCGCGAACCGACGCTGCGTCCGGCCGTGGTGTTCGTCGGCGCCTGCGCCGCGCTGACGGTGATCGTCGGGCTGCGCTGGAGCTTCGATGCGCGGGTCTTGCGCTTCCTGCAGCCGATCGTTGCCTCGACGCTGCCGCCCATCGCCTGGGCTTGCTTCTCCGAGCTGTCGGGGGGCGGACGCGCCGGGCGGCGCTGGATGCACGCCGTTCCGGTCGGCGTCGTCGTCGCCCTCTCGGCAAGCTGGCCGCTGTGGCAGCCGCCGATCGATCTGGTGCTGGCGGCGGTGTTCTTCGGATATGGCTTTGCGTTGCTGCGGATCGGATCGGCCGGTGCCGACGGGCTGCCGGCCGCGCGCCTCTCCGACACGCCGAGGGCGCAGAGGGCCACCCTCGTCGCCGGGGCGATGCTGGTCGGGTCCGGGGCGGTCGACGTGCTGGTGGCCGGCGACTTCGGCCTCTATCAGGGCGCCCACGCCGCGACCATCGTCGGCCTGACCAACCTGTTGGCGCTGCCGCTGATCGCCTACGCGGTGGTGATCGCCGGCAGGAGCGTGGCGGCGCCGGAGGTCCTGATGCCGCTTCCGGATGGGGCTGCCGGGGCCGCCGAGATCGCGGCTCCAGGCCCGCCGCAACCGGAGACCCGGACGTCCGATGACGCCGAGATCGTCGCCGCCGTCGACGCCCTGATGCGGACGAAGCGCCTCT
It encodes:
- a CDS encoding GFA family protein, with translation MPSTTSGSCQCGAVQFQVSGEFEAFFLCHCQRCRKDTGSAHAANLFSSSAKLNWVSGHDSVRTYRVPETRHQKSFCVTCGAAVPSVQANGALLVVPAGSLDSAIDIRPNAHICCSSAAEWDDNLETIPKLDGLPG
- a CDS encoding TA system antitoxin ParD family protein, with the protein product MAQSVKLADDIMALVRREADLHSRSVAGQLTHWIKIGRAIERSGNFNYARITAALEAGLDTTELGEEEEAAWLDEFTAKMAEPSTAEAAFFEKRKMLGKGVGLDAGGNLVYQKGDAVE
- a CDS encoding helix-turn-helix domain-containing protein, which translates into the protein MPAIPLPFVVSLLLVLLLARLVAQREPTLRPAVVFVGACAALTVIVGLRWSFDARVLRFLQPIVASTLPPIAWACFSELSGGGRAGRRWMHAVPVGVVVALSASWPLWQPPIDLVLAAVFFGYGFALLRIGSAGADGLPAARLSDTPRAQRATLVAGAMLVGSGAVDVLVAGDFGLYQGAHAATIVGLTNLLALPLIAYAVVIAGRSVAAPEVLMPLPDGAAGAAEIAAPGPPQPETRTSDDAEIVAAVDALMRTKRLYRDPDLSLDRLARRAGIPARQISTAINRVFGRNVSQVLNEYRIEEAKRLLASSDLPVTAILFDVGFQTKSNFNREFLRVTGMTPSDYRRSGARPSADGPSAVEAPSPETR
- a CDS encoding YciI family protein, with product MQYLLIISHDADFQPTESLVGDILAWIEDTTARGKRISGKPLQPADTAQTVRIRDGKVEIVDGPFSDAAEQMCAFELVDCRDQDEALELARRHPMAKAATIEVRPVWMERATA
- a CDS encoding HigA family addiction module antitoxin, which codes for MTEYIAKRGADRCPNHPGALLDEIIPATGKSKVEIASLLGISRQQLYDIIGERKPVSPQMAARLGKLFGDGAGVWLRMQAAHDAWKAEHEVDVSAIPTLKVA
- a CDS encoding sulfite exporter TauE/SafE family protein, with product MPLPADLTPATLTLLIVTTFVAGLARGFSGFGAALIFMPVASALIGPRLAAPVILIIDAVTTLGLVPDAFRRADRREVAVMSLGALVGVPTGVYLLTHLDPLTIRWAIIGICAALLALLLSGWRYHGRPKPPLTVGVGALSGLFSGASQVGGPPVIAYWLGGAIPANIVRANIVLYFEVSTALTLLNYLWGGLFVSALVPLCLMTAPAYGIGLWGGSRLFGVASEATFRRICLCLIALAVVIGLPLLDGMLR
- a CDS encoding zeta toxin family protein, with the protein product MRPSLVLLAGPNGAGKSTLYETRVAPRFAGPFINADVIQRDELKDVSVEASYKAAEIAAARRLEMLAEGRSFATETVFSHPSKLDVIEVARQRGYIVIVMHVGIDSPDLSVARIRERVSEGGHDVPEDKVRARFDRGGPLIRQAVLRADRGLVYDNSRLNEPPRQVLAFADGRLSQVAPDLPQWALSIYADDLVI
- a CDS encoding ArsR/SmtB family transcription factor, whose translation is MVSYCQAMDELFRALSDPTRRALLDALNVEDGQSLSSLESKFCMSRFGVAKHLKLLEDAGLVVVRKVGREKLHFLNAAPVREMYARWMQKYIAEQATFGLRDYTEGKMMSVVYESYIRASPQALWQALTDPEMREKYQFGLKVVSDYRPGSEYTATGQGRLVVSGTIVEADPPWRLVTTYSAHWSEEVEKYGPSRVVIDIEKIEDTCRLVLTHDDLPRGASPQLYGGWPMVLSGLKTLLETGDILTTPGSLRWLDADDTP
- the carA gene encoding glutamine-hydrolyzing carbamoyl-phosphate synthase small subunit, producing the protein MTIAAWQEPTPTAVLVLADGTVIEGFGIGARGEAVAEVCFNTAMTGYEEILTDPSYAGQIVTFTFPHIGNVGVNDEDIETVNMAAESGVRGVVLRDEVTDPSNYRSLKGFDTWLTARGIVGITGVDTRALTALIREKGMPNAVIAHAPDGKFDLEALKAKAKAWSGLEGLDLAIEVTNPQSYDWTEASWAWNKGYGQQIDKKYKVVALDFGIKRNILRLLVDEGCEVVVLPATATAEDVFAHQPDGVFLSNGPGDPAATGDYAVPTIKAVIESGVPTFGICLGHQMMGLALGAKTKKMHQGHHGANHPVKDYTTGKVEITSMNHGFAVDPDSLPDNVEQTHVSLFDGSNCGLRVKDKPAFSVQYHPEASPGPQDSHYLFKRFVNLIREKKGEAPVPERA
- a CDS encoding PQQ-dependent sugar dehydrogenase translates to MRVSDFARRGAAPGLPLLLALVLAGCGDHSILPPAADIGPAPRIVPPVNRTIPTVNIAPAIGWPAGETPMPAAGLAVSAFATGLDHPRNVLVLPNGDVLVAETAAPPKPDDSPGLVGFVMRRVMARAGAGGPSANRITLLRDADGDGVAEYRSAFLGGLNSPYGMALVGDTLYVANTDAIMRYPYKRGDTAISSPGARLTELPGGTINHHWTKNLVASPDGRFLYAGIGSNSNVGENGMDVEADRAQIWQVDARTGAHRPYATGLRNPNGLAFSGTTLWTAVNERDEIGSDLVPDYMTSVKDGGFYGWPYSYFGEHVDVRVKPPRPDLVARAIVPDYALGAHTASLGLAITGNSGLPAPYKAGAFVGQHGSWNRKPLAGYKVIFVPFAGGKPAGPPRDVLTGFVNAEGEAKGRPVGVAPDGRGGLLVADDVGNAIWRVTAK
- a CDS encoding MFS transporter, with amino-acid sequence MSAPPSDSSHPRLALVVVLFAAATTIMDISLLIISLPAIGRDLAPDTATLALVPLAFSLAFALGLLPFGRLGDLKGRRQVLLAGAAVWVVASLSMALATSIVVLLASRLLAGFAAAALLPQAMALAARLGPSEGRMSGIGLFIATTACGSILSPVLGGAVLTLDPGGFGWRLIFLYEGLAGLLIVAGGLITLPDTGRNRAGFDGPGVLLFSLAILLVVVPLAIGRLAGWPVWIALPIAAALPVALLLRRHLGRAAALGKPQILPASLVKQPLVVGAVALTAVVFTTSPGIFAAMSTALQAGVGLTPDRTGLVLAAFPAGVLTASLVVGRMRRQPIDRQLALGALLFALGMLAIRALFGAVEPTPAPFAAAHYLSGLGMGTLVNALFRAVMAASPPADHGAAAGVQQAFQQVGAALGFAMVDLVFQSARLAALSDGAGAAEAFRAAGREASLYPVAVFAVMIVGVLFHRLARKPVATGGE
- a CDS encoding glycerophosphodiester phosphodiesterase family protein encodes the protein MRGKKILAGVVLVAGAVYLLNASWLAEPASPGTPRILAHRGVHQTYSRVGLDAETCTAARIDPPSHPFMENTIPSMRAAFAAGADVVELDIHLTPDKVFAVLHDWTIDCRTEGHGVTEETPWTTLKTLDVGYGYTADGGKTFPLRGKGVGLMPRLEDVYAAFPEGSFLVNFKSRRVEEGEALAAMLNADPTARAATFGVYGGSEPTQAALKGVPGLKGFDRTMIKGCLLPYEAYGWTGIVPSGCRNTIVALPVDYAPYAWGWPHRFLKRMRDAGSTVILVGPYAGDFSTGIDTEELAAKVPKGFDGYVWTNKVETIGPLLKGG
- a CDS encoding Rrf2 family transcriptional regulator, which encodes MRHDGRLSRMLHVLLHMEEQQRPMTSDEIAGMLGTNPALVRRTLAGLREGGYVVSERGHGGGWVLGKPLSEMTLRDVYDAVGAPEVFALGLADDQPQCLVEQAVNTALRQTLDEARALLLRRFSEIRVSDLRDDFAARAAALGIVPGMSCSER